One Chloroflexota bacterium genomic region harbors:
- a CDS encoding glycosyltransferase family 87 protein, whose amino-acid sequence MTASTGRAASRRTLGETLRRAWLSDPSLIILAAVAFLLADVAIVYIAARGDFAIDFTCCYQQAGQRLLEDPSSLYDWSDTYLFRYSPWAAVLFAPLASLSETAAVWLWLAIKVAVVVVVAVGLARRWSGDARWLVAGMVLFFPPIWHDLALGNVSVFTVAVLAVLLARRDGVGGVMFGLLLILAPKPHLLPLAIWLAVRRPRDAVAALAVAGVWAITGVAVFGPELWLAWLETFREPLERTFTANIGFSGLLGPPGVVVGVVAAVVVGAAAVVRRGDIGLGLSFVSGILLGPYTFIHYLSGLVVVIDPVLRRRPRWLAPYPWLLIVFPLIPLWLLALAWTMWRTPAPTGDVEVAAEPPAAAPG is encoded by the coding sequence GTGACCGCCTCCACCGGGCGTGCCGCCAGCAGGCGAACCCTGGGCGAGACCCTGCGGCGCGCGTGGCTGTCCGATCCCAGCCTGATCATCCTGGCCGCGGTCGCGTTCCTGCTGGCGGACGTGGCCATCGTCTACATCGCGGCCCGCGGCGACTTCGCCATCGACTTCACGTGCTGCTACCAGCAGGCGGGGCAGCGGCTGCTCGAGGACCCATCCAGCCTGTACGACTGGTCCGATACGTATCTGTTCCGCTACTCCCCGTGGGCGGCGGTGCTGTTCGCCCCCCTCGCCTCGCTGTCGGAGACGGCCGCGGTGTGGCTGTGGCTGGCAATCAAGGTGGCGGTGGTCGTGGTCGTGGCAGTCGGCCTCGCCCGGCGGTGGTCGGGAGACGCCCGCTGGCTGGTGGCGGGCATGGTCCTGTTCTTCCCGCCCATCTGGCACGACCTGGCCCTGGGCAACGTAAGCGTGTTCACCGTGGCGGTGCTCGCGGTCCTGCTCGCCCGGCGCGATGGCGTCGGGGGTGTCATGTTCGGCCTGCTGCTCATCCTCGCTCCCAAGCCGCACCTCCTGCCGCTCGCGATCTGGCTCGCCGTCCGCCGCCCGCGGGACGCGGTGGCGGCGTTGGCCGTGGCCGGGGTGTGGGCCATCACCGGCGTCGCGGTCTTTGGCCCGGAGCTCTGGCTGGCCTGGCTCGAAACCTTCCGCGAGCCGCTGGAGCGGACATTCACCGCGAACATCGGCTTCAGCGGTCTGCTGGGCCCGCCGGGCGTGGTGGTCGGCGTCGTCGCCGCGGTGGTCGTCGGCGCCGCAGCCGTCGTCCGCCGCGGGGACATCGGTCTGGGCCTGTCCTTCGTTTCGGGAATCCTGCTGGGGCCCTATACCTTCATCCACTACCTGTCGGGGCTGGTGGTGGTCATCGATCCCGTCCTCCGTCGCCGGCCGCGCTGGCTGGCGCCCTACCCGTGGCTCCTGATCGTCTTCCCGCTCATTCCGCTGTGGCTGCTGGCGCTGGCGTGGACGATGTGGCGGACGCCGGCTCCGACCGGGGATGTCGAGGTGGCGGCGGAGCCGCCAGCAGCAGCGCCAGGTTGA
- a CDS encoding sensor histidine kinase yields MAQAPDRTGIVQIDRLNAQAAEGLGREARRLHRHAERARALYRRRLGTWLQLRARLDQRPTGRANGAAATNGAEAGAGLEADHEALVRELAQIQHRLKRLEVAARQLDLLVRYLSATDPTAAEPTLDTTDDSAAATALRIIHAQEQERQRLAEEIHDGPAQVLTNAIFQVEYLDRVVGSDPRQPTARRATSAHARTELALLRSMLRDGLEEVRGTIASLRPPAVDVGLAAALREAAGEFQARNAITVRVEVDGIDAGLSPSGRASVLRIAQEALQNVRKHSAATEVRISLDGTQLVIADNGRGFDVMRLATGVTRNFGLQFMRERADLMGSELQIESRQGEGTRILLRLPEPVR; encoded by the coding sequence GTGGCTCAGGCCCCCGATCGCACTGGCATCGTTCAAATCGACCGTCTCAACGCGCAAGCCGCCGAAGGCCTTGGGCGCGAGGCGCGGCGCCTGCATCGGCACGCCGAGCGGGCGCGGGCCCTGTATCGGCGCCGGCTGGGCACCTGGCTCCAGCTCCGCGCCCGCCTCGACCAGCGTCCCACGGGTCGCGCGAACGGCGCGGCCGCGACGAACGGCGCCGAGGCCGGCGCGGGACTCGAGGCCGACCACGAGGCATTGGTCCGTGAGCTGGCCCAGATCCAGCACCGGCTGAAGCGGCTCGAAGTGGCCGCGCGCCAGCTTGACCTGCTGGTGCGCTACCTGTCAGCCACCGACCCGACCGCGGCTGAACCCACGCTCGACACCACCGACGACTCCGCGGCCGCCACGGCGCTGCGGATCATCCACGCCCAGGAGCAGGAGCGCCAGCGCCTGGCCGAGGAGATCCACGACGGGCCGGCCCAGGTCCTGACCAACGCCATCTTCCAGGTCGAGTACCTCGACCGCGTGGTGGGGAGTGACCCACGCCAGCCGACCGCGCGCCGGGCGACCAGCGCCCACGCCCGCACCGAGCTGGCGCTCCTGCGCAGCATGCTCCGCGACGGGCTGGAGGAAGTGCGCGGCACGATCGCGTCGCTTCGGCCGCCTGCGGTCGACGTGGGCCTCGCCGCCGCGTTGCGCGAGGCCGCCGGCGAGTTCCAGGCCCGCAACGCAATCACGGTCCGGGTCGAGGTGGATGGCATCGACGCCGGGCTGTCGCCGTCGGGCCGCGCATCGGTCCTGCGCATCGCCCAAGAGGCACTTCAGAACGTCCGTAAGCATTCGGCAGCCACCGAGGTCCGGATCAGCCTGGACGGCACTCAGCTCGTGATCGCCGACAACGGGCGTGGCTTCGACGTCATGCGCCTGGCGACCGGCGTGACTCGCAACTTCGGCCTTCAGTTCATGCGCGAACGCGCGGACCTGATGGGGTCGGAGCTGCAGATTGAATCGCGGCAGGGCGAAGGGACGCGGATCCTACTCCGCCTCCCGGAACCCGTCCGCTAG
- a CDS encoding response regulator transcription factor, protein MKVKEENVARAKTAPVETDSVGTEEIPMERRTGRDRRTTTEKTRIVIVDTHTLFRRGVRNILELEPDMTVVGEAGSGREAIAVVEELTPDVVLMDLTLPAPNGIETTQRIKRELPHTGVIVLAGGDDEEQLFDAIKAGAAAYVLKDIDPSDLVAIIRRVRAGEYLINDKVFSRPAVASRVLKEFRELAVYGSDAQPIFAPLSPREVEILDNIAQGMTNKQVAYTLGISEQTVKNHMSSILRKLSVNDRTQAVVYAMRQGWIKLPED, encoded by the coding sequence ATGAAGGTCAAGGAGGAGAACGTGGCACGAGCCAAGACAGCCCCGGTCGAGACCGATTCGGTCGGAACCGAGGAGATCCCGATGGAACGCCGCACCGGGCGTGACCGCCGAACAACGACGGAAAAGACCCGCATCGTCATCGTCGACACCCACACCCTGTTCCGGCGAGGGGTGCGCAACATCCTCGAGCTGGAGCCGGACATGACAGTCGTCGGCGAGGCGGGGAGTGGCCGGGAGGCGATTGCCGTGGTCGAGGAGCTGACCCCGGACGTGGTCCTCATGGACCTCACCCTACCGGCACCCAACGGCATCGAGACCACCCAGCGCATCAAGCGCGAGCTGCCGCACACCGGCGTGATCGTGTTGGCCGGCGGCGACGACGAGGAGCAGCTGTTCGACGCCATCAAGGCTGGCGCCGCTGCCTACGTCCTCAAGGACATCGACCCCAGCGACCTGGTGGCCATCATCCGCCGGGTTCGCGCCGGCGAGTACCTCATCAACGACAAGGTCTTCAGCCGGCCGGCGGTCGCCAGCCGCGTCCTGAAGGAGTTCCGCGAGCTGGCCGTCTACGGCTCCGATGCCCAGCCCATCTTTGCGCCGCTGTCGCCGCGCGAGGTGGAGATCCTGGACAACATCGCCCAGGGGATGACTAACAAGCAGGTCGCCTACACCCTGGGCATCAGCGAGCAGACCGTGAAGAACCACATGTCCAGCATCCTGCGCAAGCTGAGCGTCAACGACCGCACGCAGGCCGTCGTGTATGCGATGCGCCAGGGCTGGATCAAGCTTCCGGAGGACTGA
- a CDS encoding glycosyltransferase family 87 protein has translation MFRLQDPGIRVQRILQAVALGFGIALAILSVHTGILWTDGQVYWEAGQRAAAGQPLYPAGVDPETAYKYAPWFAWAWALLTFLPEPLVAGAWTVAMVAAWALPTTAMLRMGWAGRAVAALAAPPLLIAALGGNVQPAVVALLWAFLDRRWGPLAIGLAASLKLFPALFAVTYLARREWGRALTALVAGAVLWLPVLAYEFDAYPSAIGGALSLWVLSPVVYIAAVAVAAVWALHRPSWPASSVLVIIGASVRFIPYHLGYLLCSVPAASQPSGDREGRRESA, from the coding sequence ATGTTCCGTCTCCAGGATCCCGGCATTCGGGTCCAGCGCATCCTGCAGGCGGTCGCGCTGGGCTTCGGGATCGCTCTCGCCATCCTGAGCGTGCACACGGGAATCCTGTGGACCGACGGCCAGGTCTACTGGGAGGCGGGCCAACGCGCCGCCGCCGGTCAGCCCCTGTACCCGGCCGGCGTCGATCCGGAGACGGCATACAAGTACGCACCCTGGTTCGCCTGGGCCTGGGCGCTGCTGACGTTTCTGCCCGAGCCGCTTGTCGCCGGTGCCTGGACGGTCGCGATGGTCGCTGCGTGGGCGCTCCCCACCACGGCGATGCTGCGGATGGGATGGGCCGGGCGAGCCGTCGCCGCGCTCGCCGCTCCTCCGCTGCTGATCGCGGCATTGGGAGGGAACGTCCAGCCTGCCGTGGTCGCGCTGCTGTGGGCGTTTCTCGACCGGCGCTGGGGCCCGCTGGCCATCGGTCTGGCTGCCAGCCTGAAGCTGTTCCCGGCGCTGTTCGCCGTGACCTACCTGGCGCGGCGCGAGTGGGGTCGCGCGCTGACAGCCCTTGTGGCCGGCGCGGTCCTGTGGCTGCCGGTCCTCGCCTACGAATTCGACGCGTATCCGTCCGCCATCGGTGGAGCGCTCAGCCTGTGGGTGTTGTCGCCGGTTGTGTACATCGCCGCCGTCGCTGTGGCCGCGGTCTGGGCTCTTCATCGGCCGTCGTGGCCGGCCTCAAGCGTCCTCGTCATCATCGGCGCCAGCGTTCGCTTCATCCCCTATCACCTCGGCTACCTGCTCTGCTCGGTGCCGGCCGCCAGTCAGCCGTCCGGTGATCGCGAGGGACGACGTGAGTCCGCCTAG
- a CDS encoding Flp family type IVb pilin produces the protein MLQFISTLLARFHREDEEGQTLVEYGLLLALIAIIVIVALLFLGPIVSQIFSNVAQNLQ, from the coding sequence ATGCTTCAGTTCATCAGCACTCTTCTCGCTCGCTTCCATCGGGAAGACGAGGAAGGTCAGACGCTCGTCGAGTACGGCCTGCTTCTAGCCCTCATCGCGATTATCGTGATCGTGGCCCTTCTGTTCCTGGGCCCGATCGTCAGCCAGATCTTCAGCAACGTTGCCCAGAACCTTCAGTAG
- the cpaB gene encoding Flp pilus assembly protein CpaB, producing MKRSNRLVILVGVLLAVLAFVGVLFILNQQPTTTTPETIQATVLVATRDIELDEEVTPDMVEAVQIDPAGVLGHPLVDPSQVSGRPALLPIPEGTQVNQEAIGLVAGTATCISCQLQPGEKAIAFQVDRVTGLDFLILPGDRIDVLVRVNVTVLQPTSDTINNPTGTQRFEVVPGLEGSTTVKTVLQNKRVLYVSQARDVPGPEPTPPPEGGEAAPAAAITSVIIVFAGTDQDAELIKLAQNDVETVGPLTAVLRSRDDDVAEATTGVTLQMLIELYGVPIPNLILLPLE from the coding sequence GTGAAGCGATCCAACCGTCTGGTGATCTTGGTCGGCGTCCTGTTGGCGGTGCTCGCCTTCGTCGGCGTCCTGTTCATCCTGAACCAGCAGCCGACCACGACCACGCCCGAGACCATCCAGGCCACGGTCTTGGTCGCGACTCGGGACATCGAACTCGACGAGGAAGTGACGCCCGACATGGTGGAGGCGGTCCAGATCGACCCCGCCGGTGTCTTGGGGCATCCCCTGGTTGACCCCTCGCAGGTCTCCGGCCGTCCGGCGCTGCTGCCCATTCCGGAGGGCACGCAGGTCAACCAGGAGGCGATCGGGCTGGTGGCGGGGACGGCTACCTGTATCTCCTGCCAGCTCCAGCCCGGAGAGAAGGCCATCGCCTTCCAGGTGGACCGCGTCACGGGCCTCGACTTCCTGATCCTGCCCGGCGACCGGATTGACGTCCTCGTCCGGGTGAACGTTACGGTCCTCCAGCCGACCTCGGACACGATAAATAACCCAACCGGGACACAGCGGTTCGAGGTCGTCCCTGGCCTCGAGGGCAGCACGACCGTGAAGACCGTCCTCCAGAACAAGCGCGTGCTGTACGTTAGCCAGGCGCGGGACGTCCCGGGCCCCGAGCCCACCCCGCCGCCGGAAGGTGGCGAGGCCGCGCCGGCGGCGGCGATCACCAGCGTGATCATCGTATTCGCGGGAACCGACCAGGATGCCGAGCTCATCAAGCTGGCGCAGAACGACGTCGAGACCGTGGGCCCGCTTACGGCGGTCCTGCGTTCGCGGGATGATGACGTGGCCGAGGCCACGACCGGCGTCACGCTCCAGATGCTGATCGAGCTGTACGGCGTGCCGATTCCCAACCTCATCCTGCTTCCCCTCGAGTAG
- a CDS encoding glycosyltransferase family 87 protein yields the protein MQAPPSLVRATESPRSRLMRLWSSRRFRLVVRALALGWIVFFWLWLIGAQSNFAEVDAEAYWGFSLDELYRDVQLGDQDAFLYSPVVAYLFVPFSSLPWEVFYAILAAVNLAALVWILRPELAALSLFLVPVSNEVARGNIHILIAAAIVLGFRYSGTWAWVLLTKVTPGVGLLWFGVRREWRALAIALGVTGALVAASFVLTPDLWFRWFAVLTGSVEITRPSVLEIPVLPRLAAAAVLMAIAAWRSWFVVVPVAAMLALPAIWVNSLAMLVAVVPLLRYSTRHRSAPAPGESASPSATE from the coding sequence GTGCAGGCGCCACCATCGCTCGTCCGCGCGACTGAGTCGCCGCGGTCTCGTCTCATGCGGCTGTGGAGCAGCCGACGCTTCCGGCTTGTGGTCCGGGCCCTCGCGCTGGGGTGGATCGTGTTCTTCTGGCTCTGGCTGATCGGGGCCCAGTCGAACTTCGCCGAGGTCGATGCCGAGGCCTACTGGGGCTTCTCCCTGGACGAGCTCTACCGCGACGTTCAGCTGGGCGACCAGGACGCCTTCCTGTACTCCCCGGTGGTGGCCTACCTGTTCGTGCCCTTCTCCTCACTGCCGTGGGAGGTCTTCTACGCCATCCTGGCGGCGGTCAATCTGGCGGCGCTGGTGTGGATCCTCCGACCGGAGCTGGCCGCGCTGTCCCTGTTCCTGGTCCCGGTGTCCAACGAGGTGGCCCGGGGCAACATCCACATCCTGATCGCGGCGGCGATCGTGCTGGGCTTTCGCTACTCCGGGACCTGGGCGTGGGTGCTGCTCACCAAGGTCACGCCGGGCGTCGGACTCCTCTGGTTCGGGGTGCGCCGAGAGTGGCGGGCGCTCGCCATCGCCCTGGGCGTGACCGGCGCCCTGGTCGCCGCCTCATTCGTCCTCACACCCGATCTGTGGTTCCGCTGGTTCGCGGTCCTGACCGGGAGCGTCGAGATCACGCGCCCATCCGTCCTCGAGATACCCGTCCTGCCCCGGCTCGCAGCGGCCGCCGTTCTCATGGCCATTGCCGCGTGGCGCAGCTGGTTCGTCGTGGTGCCGGTCGCCGCCATGCTGGCCCTGCCCGCCATCTGGGTGAACTCGCTGGCGATGCTCGTCGCTGTCGTCCCGCTCTTGCGGTACTCGACCAGACATCGCTCGGCGCCCGCGCCGGGCGAATCGGCGAGCCCAAGCGCGACGGAGTAG
- a CDS encoding glycosyltransferase family 87 protein yields the protein MSPPRLATRIWARRQVLGWGVFAGALVYSILVLTGNARYHGDDVTFLMGDAAAYYYTATPYDWTDDAEGVGEFRYAPAFLWVTAPLRLLPWELFAAVWFGLHIAVLLYLRVPWMLAFIPVMDDALWGNIYTFQALAVVLIVRHGTSSLWATVLLTKVTPGVGLGWHLGRREWRAFATALGVTVLIIGIGFAVNAEIWAEWLAALRAAPENYPGIGDSTTLLILRMAIGGAIAVLAGKTGRTWLLPIGMLVAVPGFFIYSFALLLASVVLYLDARAARSAQPGVVATLAGQTQGAS from the coding sequence GTGAGTCCGCCTAGGCTTGCGACGCGCATTTGGGCGCGCCGCCAGGTTCTGGGCTGGGGCGTCTTTGCCGGAGCGCTGGTGTACTCGATTCTGGTGCTCACCGGGAACGCGCGCTACCACGGGGACGACGTCACTTTCCTGATGGGGGATGCCGCGGCGTACTACTACACGGCCACGCCGTACGACTGGACCGACGATGCGGAGGGCGTTGGCGAATTCCGCTATGCCCCAGCATTCCTCTGGGTCACCGCCCCCCTCCGGCTCCTGCCGTGGGAGCTGTTCGCCGCCGTGTGGTTCGGCCTGCACATCGCCGTCCTGCTGTACCTCCGGGTTCCATGGATGCTCGCGTTCATCCCGGTGATGGACGATGCGTTGTGGGGGAACATCTACACGTTCCAGGCCCTGGCGGTCGTTCTCATCGTCCGGCACGGAACGTCGAGCCTCTGGGCCACGGTGCTGCTCACGAAGGTGACTCCCGGAGTCGGGCTCGGCTGGCATCTCGGCCGCCGTGAGTGGCGAGCCTTTGCCACGGCGCTGGGGGTGACCGTGCTCATCATCGGGATCGGTTTCGCCGTCAACGCCGAGATCTGGGCAGAGTGGCTCGCGGCGCTTCGCGCGGCTCCGGAGAACTACCCGGGAATTGGCGACTCCACCACGCTGCTCATCTTGAGGATGGCGATTGGCGGGGCGATCGCCGTCCTCGCCGGGAAGACCGGCCGAACGTGGCTGCTCCCGATCGGCATGCTCGTGGCGGTCCCGGGATTCTTCATCTACTCGTTCGCGCTCTTGCTGGCGTCGGTCGTGCTCTACCTGGACGCCAGGGCGGCCAGGTCAGCTCAGCCGGGGGTCGTGGCGACCTTGGCCGGACAAACTCAAGGAGCATCATGA